The following coding sequences are from one Terriglobales bacterium window:
- a CDS encoding response regulator, translating to MKKILIVDDSLAEVKLMQAVLEKAGYWPVALHDPRKIEATVAVERPSLILLDVVMPERNGFQACRELKGNDATRGIPVVIVSSKNTDSDKFWAQQQGADGYVIKPFTPAELLGAVQRFV from the coding sequence GTGAAGAAGATTCTTATCGTCGATGATTCGCTGGCTGAAGTGAAACTGATGCAGGCTGTGCTGGAGAAGGCTGGGTACTGGCCCGTCGCATTGCACGATCCACGCAAGATTGAAGCTACTGTGGCAGTGGAGCGCCCCAGTTTGATTTTGCTGGACGTGGTAATGCCTGAGCGCAACGGTTTTCAGGCCTGCCGCGAACTCAAAGGGAACGACGCAACGCGGGGGATTCCAGTAGTAATCGTCAGCTCAAAGAATACAGACAGCGATAAGTTTTGGGCCCAACAACAAGGCGCCGATGGATACGTGATCAAACCGTTCACTCCGGCAGAACTGCTGGGAGCGGTGCAGAGGTTTGTATAG
- a CDS encoding sigma-54 dependent transcriptional regulator produces MTNEKLHLMIVDDQESIRKLCVTVGSSLGLNCTQAESAEVALARLEAEAPEMILADLMMPNMSGLDFLTEVKRMLPHTEIAIMTGHGSIETAVQAMRSGAYDYITKPFRIEELRLLLQRMQEKVELVTENLFLRDRVNTEMDLDGIVGSSAKIQDLLRMIARLKDTRTPVLITGESGTGKELVARAIHFRGQYAKRPFVAVDCGSLVPTLIESELFGYEKGAFTGAAKSKEGLFESANGGSIFLDEIGELPLEMQAKLLRVLQEKEVRPVGSNNKIKVDVRVIAATNRDLEAAYREGTFRKDLYFRLNVVTVHLPPLRERKADIPALVHWFSNRFAPGQPIQITQAAMRDMLQYEWPGNVRELENCIERAVALGSQNVIDVHDLPPAIRRLSGDEDTALVPEPMNATDLEELERETIMRVFEQTKGDKALTGQMLGISRATLYRKLKRYSIGSASKVDAVASTQG; encoded by the coding sequence ATGACCAACGAAAAGCTTCATCTCATGATCGTCGACGACCAGGAGAGCATTCGTAAACTCTGCGTGACGGTAGGCTCCTCACTGGGATTGAACTGCACGCAAGCCGAGAGTGCTGAAGTCGCGCTTGCCCGGCTCGAAGCTGAAGCTCCGGAGATGATCCTCGCTGATCTCATGATGCCCAACATGTCGGGGCTCGACTTCCTCACCGAAGTAAAGCGCATGTTGCCGCACACAGAGATCGCGATCATGACTGGACATGGCTCGATCGAAACCGCTGTCCAGGCGATGCGATCTGGAGCGTATGACTACATCACCAAGCCGTTTCGAATCGAGGAGCTGAGACTTCTTCTGCAGAGAATGCAGGAAAAGGTCGAGCTGGTCACGGAAAACCTGTTTCTTCGTGACCGCGTGAACACGGAGATGGATTTGGACGGAATCGTGGGATCGTCGGCGAAGATCCAGGACCTGTTACGAATGATCGCTCGCCTGAAAGACACACGGACTCCAGTTCTAATCACAGGCGAGAGCGGTACCGGAAAAGAGCTGGTCGCTCGCGCGATTCACTTCCGTGGACAGTATGCAAAGCGTCCGTTCGTCGCAGTAGATTGCGGTTCGCTTGTGCCAACGCTGATTGAGAGTGAGCTCTTCGGCTACGAAAAGGGTGCCTTCACTGGGGCAGCAAAAAGCAAAGAAGGCCTGTTTGAAAGCGCGAACGGCGGCTCGATCTTCCTGGACGAGATCGGGGAATTGCCTCTCGAGATGCAAGCCAAGCTTCTCCGAGTATTGCAAGAAAAAGAAGTAAGGCCAGTCGGGAGCAACAACAAGATCAAAGTTGACGTGCGCGTAATCGCAGCAACCAATCGCGACCTGGAAGCCGCATATCGCGAAGGCACCTTCCGCAAGGATCTGTACTTCAGGTTGAACGTCGTTACGGTTCACTTGCCACCGCTGCGTGAGAGGAAAGCCGACATCCCAGCGCTGGTGCATTGGTTTTCAAATCGGTTCGCGCCAGGTCAGCCGATTCAGATTACTCAGGCTGCCATGCGTGACATGTTGCAGTACGAGTGGCCAGGAAATGTGCGCGAACTAGAGAACTGCATCGAGCGCGCAGTTGCCCTTGGTAGTCAGAACGTGATCGACGTCCACGATCTCCCTCCAGCAATTCGAAGGCTTTCCGGAGACGAGGACACGGCGCTTGTACCTGAGCCCATGAACGCAACTGACCTGGAGGAACTCGAGCGCGAAACTATCATGCGAGTTTTTGAGCAGACCAAGGGAGACAAGGCACTCACTGGACAGATGCTGGGGATCAGCCGAGCGACTCTCTACCGCAAGCTCAAACGCTACAGTATCGGTTCCGCGAGCAAAGTCGACGCCGTGGCTAGCACCCAGGGCTAG
- a CDS encoding chemotaxis protein CheW, which translates to MHEEPTIPEQLEPMSPEQNDLPPTEETLPERQYCVFRAGRERFCLAMLDIEEVVEWPSVTKMPLSPSFLMGIFNLRGSIVPVVDIAFTEGRRPDLPPRHVVVASLAGNEIHDDVRVGIAVDELFGTFSTAEPLILANAPREVPHCCGMLRHEDRLALTLDLQRLVEVFPVPVI; encoded by the coding sequence GTGCACGAAGAGCCAACAATACCGGAGCAGCTCGAGCCGATGTCGCCGGAGCAGAATGACCTTCCGCCGACGGAAGAGACTCTGCCCGAACGGCAGTACTGCGTGTTTCGTGCCGGCCGCGAACGGTTCTGCCTCGCTATGTTGGACATTGAAGAGGTAGTTGAATGGCCGTCGGTGACCAAGATGCCGTTGTCGCCCAGTTTCCTTATGGGAATCTTTAACTTGCGTGGCTCGATAGTGCCCGTCGTGGATATCGCGTTTACGGAAGGACGACGGCCGGATCTCCCGCCGCGTCACGTAGTCGTTGCATCGCTGGCCGGAAACGAGATCCACGACGACGTACGAGTTGGTATTGCCGTCGATGAGCTGTTCGGCACATTTAGTACAGCGGAGCCCTTGATTCTGGCAAATGCGCCACGCGAGGTTCCGCACTGCTGCGGCATGCTGAGGCACGAAGACCGCCTGGCATTGACGCTCGATTTGCAACGGCTGGTGGAAGTATTTCCAGTCCCGGTGATCTGA